The window TTAAGATGTCCAAGTTCATGCGCAAGAATGAACTTAACCTCATCAATGCCTTGTTTATATGCCAGTTCTAAAACATCTGCATAAATAACTACAAAATTTCTTCCAACAAATCTTGTAGCAAAAGCATTTAGAAGTCCCCCACCTTGAATTAGATAAATATCTGGGACTTCATCAAATCCCATTTGTTTTGCCATCTGTTTGTATTCATTGTAGATGTCACCAAGTTGATTATAAGAAAGCTTTACAGCATTCCCTTTAATGTTTCCTATAAAAATACCTTTTGAGATGAACAAAAAAATTATTATTGGAATAACATAAAGTAAGCCTACTATGGTGAATATGAAAATTATATAAAGCACAATACTAAAAAATGCCAGAATACCAAAAAGGATTTTTTCACTTGACAGTTTCAAGTTAATTTATTTCATATAAAAAATTCCCTCCATTTACTTATAGTAATTAAAAAGGAACAATTGAAAACTATTTTAATTTTTTTCTAAAATATGATTTTTGCAATTACATTATCTTTGATTATAATACCATTCTTAAGGTTTATTTGCAAGTTTATGCGTTTGAATTGCATATTCAAAACAGTCGTTACAAGTCTTTTCAAACAATTTTGAATATCTAAAACCTCAAAATCAATGCTTGTCTCTCGTTTTTTTCTTTTGAAAGCACCAAATTTCATGCGTGCTTAAAAACATTACCTCAATCAAAAAGTTGTGAAAGTTACTTACAACCAAGCTTTTTTAAAAAGCTGGCTTTCTAAAAAACAAAAAAGCCACAGACGGCTTGCAGAAATAATTATCTGTGGTCTGCCTGTTGTGAAATTTAAGTGGGGACACTAGTTGAATTTCCCTATAACCCATAAGTTTGTTTATTGTGTTTACGCCATGAATTGTCCTATATCTAACTATATGCTTAAAATTCAATGATACCAAAACATCACATTCGTTAATGCTTGCAACTGCAATTATGTAATTATCATCGTTATCTTACCAAATAATTGACTTAATATGAACTTTTATTCAGCATTTTATAATTTCAAAACTTTTGACTTCAAAACAGAACTTGCACTGAAATATTCTATGTCCTTAAATAATTATGCTTGCTTTTTTTTAATTATTAGTTTATTATATAATTAAATGCTTATAAACTAAATGAAAGTGGGGTGTAAAAAGCACAACTCTTTCTTTTAAAGCTGAAAAAAGAAAGATTGTGCAAAAAATATGTCCATGGAAGAAAAGCTTGCAAAAGTGTTCAAAGCACTTTCCCATCCAATTAGAATAAAGATAATTCAAAGTCTTTTGAGCGGGGAAAAGTGCGTATGTGAACTTTTACAGTTTGTTGAGTTTTCTCAGCCAAACTTATCTCAACATTTGAAAATCCTAAAAGAAGCTGGTTTGCTTGAGCATCGCAAAGTGGGTGCAAATATGCACTACAGGATTAAAAATGAATATGTCAATGATTTACTGAATATTGCAGAGATCTTTATAATTGAGAGTCAAAAGACTGAAAGGGTGTGATAGCATTTGTTTTCGCCTGTTCAGAAATTTGCAGATTTTGTAACATACAATATTTTCAAAATCCCTCAGAACTCAAAGCTTGCAAGTGCTGTAAACTTTTTTATATTTGACACAATCAAGATTTTTATCCTGCTATTTTTGATTGTATTTGTCATAACCTTTATAAGAAGCTTTTTCTCACCTGAAAAAACAAGAGAAATTCTTTCACACAAAAACCAAAATATCCTCCTTGCCCACATTTTAGCAGCGCTTTTGGGAATTGTGACACCATTTTGTTCTTGCTCAGCAGTTCCACTTTTTATTGGCTTTGTTGAAGCTGGAATTCCGCTTGGCGTGACATTCTCGTACCTAATTGCCGCACCGATGGTAAATGAGGTTGCACTTGGACTTCTGTATGCAAATTTTGGTCTTAAAATTGCTCTTATTTATGTACTTTCAGGTGAGATAATTGCAATTGTAAGTGGTATTGTAATTGGAAAACTTAATCTTGAGAAGTATGTTGAGGACTATGTTTTTAAAATTAAAGTTGGAGATGTTCAAATTGCTGAGGACAAAAAAACTTTAAATCAGCGTCTCAAAGAAACACTGGAATTTACCATTGAGCTCATAAAAAAGGTATGGGTGTTTGTTGTTGTTGGAATTGGTATTGGCGCATTCTTGCACGGCTACATCCCAACAGGTGCACTGGCAAAGATTGCTGGCAAGAACAATCCTTTTGCTGTAATTTTTGCAACAGTGCTTGGGATACCTCTTTACTCAAACGCAGCAGGAATTATTCCACTTGTAAGCGAGTTTAGGCGCCTTGGAATTTCGATGGGAACATCACTCTCTTTTATGATGAGTGTGACAGCCCTCTCTTTGCCTGAGATGATACTTTTGCGAAGGGTTTTAAAACCAAAACTTTTAGCAGTATTTGTTGCAATTGTGGGTTGTGGAATTATTGTAACCGGATATTTATTTAATTTTATTCTTGGATAAAACTTTTGGAAGAAAGGAAGGTGTGATAGGAAAGATGGTTATAAAAATTCTTGGTGGTGGATGCGCAAACTGCAAAAAACTAATGGAAAATGCTAAAAAGGCAGCTGAGGAACTTGGAATTGATGCTAAATTTGAAGAGGTAAAAGACATCGAAAAGATAATGTCTTACGGTGTTATGAGAACACCTGCACTTGTTGTAGATGAAAAGCTTATATTCTCTGGCAGGGTTGCAGGTGTTGAAGAGATAAAAGAGGTTTTGAAAAAAGAGGCATAAAAGTAAAAATCTATTTTTATTGTGAGGCGGGCAGCACACCCGCCTTTTAACTTTCTATGTTGTATTTCCCATCACTCTTTTAGCTAACCAAAATTCATTTGTGAGACTTGCTCTATGAAACTCCCCCTCTTTTTCTGAACTCCAGTGCGCTCATACCTTTGTGTTTGTGAAAAACTCTTGCAAATGTTGAATACGAATCAAACCCAACCTCAAGAGCAATATCTGTCACCGGCTTGTCTGTTGAAAGAAGCAAGCTACATGCGTGCTGAAGCCTCACCTCAATCAAAAAGTTGTGAAAGTTGCTCCCAACAAGTTTTTTGAAAAGCTGGCTTACGTAAGAAGGACTTAGGTGAAACTCTTTCGACAAGGTCTTTAGGTCTATGTTTTGGTTATAATTTCTATGCACATAGTACACAAGCTGCCAGTAGTCGGTCGGAACAGGAATGCTCTCTTTTTTAGCCCTGTTTTGGACAAAGTTATAGGCAGGTTTTTGAGAGTTTTTAGCACATGCAAAATTTCTACATCTATCGAAATACGTAACTATCTCTAAAATCTTAGCTTTGAGTATTATCTCTGCCCACACATCCTGCTGGTTGTAATATATCCACGCTTCTTTAAAAAGCCTATCCATAACTTCTTTTTCCTTGCCTTCAAAGTAGTAATAGGGAAGGATATTTTCATCATAATTTAAAAGAAGTTTACCTATTCTGTAAAAAATGCTTGATGGTGCTAAAAGTTCCTCAAACGAAATAGCAACAACATAGATTGAAATAGGTTTTTGCTCCGAATAGTCTATTCTGTGAATCTGGTAAGGCATTACAATTGAGAATGTACCGGGTTTTAAGCTGTAGCTTATTGAATTTATATATTCTGTCCCCTCCCCTTTTACAACATACATACATTCAACAAAGTTGTGCCTGTGAAGCTTAAAATACCTTGGGTCTTCCCAGAAATTCAAGACAAACTTCTGTGGACGCTGGCTAACATAATCAAAAATCTCTTCTATGTAATGAGGGCTCTTTTCTGGCATTCATCATTCTCCTCAAAAATTTTAAATTTGTATGTTAATTTTCATTATACTCCAATTTACATCGTAAATAAAAGTGTGGTAAAATCATTTTAGCAGATGCTTCAAAGCGCTGCCCGGGTCGCGGCAAACCCCGGTCAAAAAAACAAGGAAAGGAAGTGCAAATTCTATGTCTGATAAGTATCAACAAAGAAGATTTGACATCTATGGGTATGAAAAGATTGACACAGAGGTCTTAGAAGCAATCCCTTATGAATACCCTGAAAAGAACACGGTAGTGGAATATATCACAGAAGAGTTTTCGTCAGTCTGTCCATGGACAGGTCTTCCTGACACAGCCCGGCTTACAATAAGGTATATACCCAACAAAAAGCTTGTCGAGCTAAAATCATTGAAATATTACCTGACATCATTTAGAAATGTGGGAATTTTGCAAGAACATGCAGTAAACAGGATTTTAGACGACCTTGTAAAACTGCTTGAACCAAAGTTTATGGAAGTGATTGGAGAGTTTCACGAACGTGGTGGTATTTCAACAAGAGTTGTGGCAAGGTATGAAAAATAACACCTTGCCACTTTTTTAATCTTTTATATGTTGCTGAAAATCTCTTCAGTTGACATTTCAAAGCCAGGCAAAGCAGAGGATTTTACCATAGCTGGATGAAAATATATTCTGCCTCTGTCAAATCCATCTTCTTCTGCTTGTATAAATACAGCAACGCTTTTTTCCTGAGGATTCACTATCCAGTACTCTTTTGCACCATATTTTTCATATAGTTTTAGTTTTATAAGATAATCCCTTGCAGATGTGTTTGGAGAAACAACCTCTATAATAAATTCTGGTGCTCCTATAATCCCTTTTTGATCAATCTTAGATTTGTCACAAATGACGAATACATCTGGCTGCACAACGTTTTTTATATCCTTATCTTCAGCTCCTTTTGGTGCAAGTATCACGTCCACAGGCGAAATGAAAGGTATGCATTCTTTTCCTTGCAGAAAAATCCTCAGTTTATGGTATATGTTTCCGCACACATGCTGATGAAAAATTGAAGGAGAGGGAGCTAAATTGTACAGCCTTCCCTCGATAATTTCATATCTGTTATCATCTTCTATATTTTTGTACTTATCATAATTGAATTCTTCTAAAATGTAGTCTTCCATAATACAAAAGCACCTTTTCAGTATGTTCTTTTCTACTTTCAATTATACACCATAAAAATTCTGCCAGCCAGCTTCTTTCTATTCAGCCCCTCCAAATATATTCACCACAAACTGCAAATTATCAAGCCTAAAGAGGGAAAAGTTGTCCCAGAAGATGCAGCTTCCACACACAATTAGCTTTCCACCGCTTTCAAACCTTTTTTGAGCAATGAGCACAGGCGATTTTTTGCCGCTGTCTGTGAGGCTTGTCTTTCTTGCCCTCAGTATAATTTCAGCTCCATTTCCCACCTCAAGCGGAGCTGAGTACGGGAACACAACCTCTTTTACACCTTTTTGATAAAGCTTTACTTCATCTGTGGTTATTATAAAAAGGTCATCTTCTAAATGGTGTACCTTATCTTTTATGCCTTCTGGCAATATGTTTATTCCATATTCTTTTGTGATGCTATTGCAAATTTCAGAGACACCATCTTTGTTTTTGAAATGTGCTGTAAAGATTATTTTCTTGCCCTTTTGCTGTAAAGCCTCTCTTATCTTTTCCTTCTCTTCATTGCTGAAAGGATTTTCTGGGTAGTTGAAAACTATGACGTCATACTCAAAAAGCTTATTAAAATCATCTACTTCCTTAATTTCAATTTTTCTTTTAAAAAGTTCTTTGTAAAGCCCTGAAAAGTAATAGCCATCTGTAATCAAAAACTCCTGATGAGTTGCGCTCCATGCAACTTTCATTTTCATTCTCACCTTGTATGTTTGATTTTTTCACAATTCAGGTGGACAAAGCTATTTAATACTTTATATAATTTATTTTACCATCATCAAAATTCCTCTCGAAAGTCTTAAAATATGCAAAATTGTTCTTTATGGTGTATTTATTTTTGTCAAAAAGTGATATTATTATATTATGTAGCTTTGAAGAATAAAAAGTTTATAAAATTTTGAAGGGAGCTATTGATAGGGACAATGCACAGTCAAGAAGACAGAAAAATAAATAAAAACATACTCATCGCAACAACACTTTCTTCTTTTTTGGTGCCGTTTATGTCAAGCGCCGTTAACATTGCTGCACCAGATATAGCAAAAAGTTTTAAGCTCAACGCTGAAGAACTGAACCTTGTGATAAGCATATTTTTGATATTCTCTGCAGCTTTCATCCTTCCCATGGGAAAGCTTTCTGACACATTTGACAGAACAAAGATATTCAAAACAGGGCTTTTGCTGTTTACACTTTCAACCCTGATGTGTGCACTCTCAAACACAGTAGAAATTCTTTTTGTCTTCCGTAGCCTGCAGGGATTTTTCTCAGCATTCACATTTGTTACATCAATGGCAATCTTGATTGAAGAACACTTACCACAAATAAGGGGAAGGCTTTTAGGGATAAACACAGCAGTTGTGTACTTGGGAACATCCTTAGGACCTTTTTTAGGTGGTTTGCTTGTAAAACTTTGGGGATACAGAAGCATATTTTTGTTTGGTTCTGTTATAGGACTTGTTGGTTCATTTGTGAGTTTATTTTTGATCCAAAAAGAAGTGAAAAATGCAAAGCAAGCAAAACTGGTTGACAGCCTTAAATCACTTGACAAAATGGGCACAATCCTGTCGATGACAGGGCTTTTTCTTTTGATGTACGGAGCCTCCACATTTGAACTGGGAAATACCTCTAAAATTTCGTTCTTTGCAGGGTTAATTTTGATAGTAATTTTTGTTGTTGCAGAGTCAAAACTTCAAAATCCCATTCTGGACGTAAAACTGTTTGTAAAAATCCCACAGTTTGGATTTTCAAACTTAGCAGCGCTAATAAACTACAGCTGCACATTTTCTGCGTCTTACCTTTTGTCGCTGTACCTTCAACTTGTAAAAGCTCTGCCATCCCAGCTTGCAGGTTTTATTTTGATTGTCCAGCCACTTTCGCAGGTTATAACCTCATTGATTGCTGGCAGAGCCTCTGAAAAGGTAGAGCCGCGAAAACTCGCAACAGCCGGCATGGTCCTCACAACCATAGGACTTTTTGTGTTTTCGCTATTTAGCAGCAAGACAAGCCTTGTGATTGTTATACTAAATCTTCTTATTATGGGAATTGGTTTTGGACTCTTTTCATCGCCGAACACAAATGTTGTCATGAGCTGTGTGCCAAAGTCACTCTATGGAACGGCATCATCAACAATTTCTGTCATGAGAGTTGTCGGTCAAGCATTCTCAATGGCAATTGTCTCGTTTGTATCAATGCTGTCTTTAAAAGGAGTAAGACTTTCGCACGAAAACTCTATCCTGATTTTAAAGAGTATGAAGACAAGCTTTTTGGTGTTTGCAATCCTTTCCATTTTGGGAATTGTTGCATCATACAAGAGAGGGAATATATACAGTGAGAACATCACAACAGAAAAAGGGGCAGTACTTTGAAAAACTAAAAAGTATCTGCCCCTTTTGTTTTTGCTTTAAATTACATCATTTTCTATTTTAGAACCTTTATATCTTCAACAACTGGATTTGATTTAGGATTTTGAGGATTTGTTTTAAAAGTTACTTCAACATAGGTATTTTCATCAAAGTAAGCTAATTTGTCAGAAACATTACTTATCTGAAGAACTATGTGTTTTTGGTCAAACACAAACTCTGCAAAGTTGTTATCTGCAAGTCCCACAAACTTCCCTTTTAGAGTCACTTTGTCAGGCTTTTTTATGCTCACAATTCGGGGGTTGCCACCATCTTGAGGTTTTTCAAACTCTACTTCAACAATCTCACCCTCTGAAAGACTTAGCCCATGAGTGAGATTTTCATTAATCTCAAATTCTTTATAATCAAAATTGGTATTTATGAGAGAAAGTTGAATTTCATGGGCATCAACACCACCATCAAATCTTGCAAAAGCCTTGTAAACCTCTGAAGAAATTGTTGTATCCTGCTGCTTTGACTCAGAACCTTGTAAGTTTGTAACCTGACCCTGCTGTGCTCGGCTTGAGCTATTTTGTTCATTTTCCCCTTGCAATTGCCGGGAAGACTGGTCTGTCTGCGAAGTTTGGTCAAGAGCAGCAGGTCTTTTACCAAGATGCCCTGTCATGTAATATCCAGACAAAATACCAAGAGCACATACTGCTACAATCAGAACAACAACCCAAACTCTTTTAGTATTGGCTTTTTCTCTTTTCATAAATATTCTGACTCCTTTTCGGTTACAAAAATCAAATCTACATTCTTAATTTATACCTATAAGTCTACAGCAACATAAATGTAAAATCAATGGAATTTTAAGACGCAGCAGCTCTTTTGTAATGCCTGCTTTGTCCTTTTCCATGTCCAACTTTTCTGCCAAGCGAAATAATGATTGACTCAATACAACCTCTGCACTTTGTCGCATCTTCATTTATGCAAATCTTCCCAGGATATAGTTCATATTTGAGTTTGTACTCAAGGTCATTTACATTTGGCATCACAATGTTTGCACCGCACATGAGACCTTTTTGTCTTCCAAGAGGGTCTAAAGTGCCAAGCGCAGTTGTTGCAGGTATGTTGCTATCTGGAATCAAAAGCCTCAAAATAGCAATGCTCTTGAGGGTCAAATCCACCGAACCTTCCTCTGCATCTTTTAGAGGCGTCTGTGGATGAGGAATAAAAGGTCCGATGCCTATCATATCTGCATCCAGCTCTTTTACAAAAAGTATATCCTGTGCTAAATCATCAATACTCTGCCCCGGAAGGCCTATCAAAAAACCTGTTCCAAGCTCATACCCAAGATTTTTGATCCATTTGAGACATTCTATCCTGTTTTCAAAGCTCATTCCGGGATGATATTTTCTATATAGCTTTTCGTTTGAAGTTTCAAATCTCATCAAAAACCTGTCTGCCCCGGCATCTTTGAATGCCTTGTACTCATCATACGACCTTTCACCAATCGAAAGTGTTATAGCAACATCCACGCTGCTTTTTATCTTCCTTATGATTGAACACAGCATGTCTTTGGTGTAATACATATCCTCACCAGACTGCAATACCACCGTGCGGTACCCCATCTGATACGCCCTTTTCGCAACCTCTACAATCTCATCTTCCTGCATTCTGTAACGCTGAGCGTGTCTATTGCTTTTTCTCAGTCCGCAGTAAAAACAGTCGTTTTTGCAGTAGCTCGAAAACTCAATAAGCCCTCTTAAAAAAACCTCGTCGCCAACATACTCTTTCCTTACCCTGTCTGCTGTTTCGAAAAGAAGTTCTTTATCCTTATCTTCTGCCATCAGCAAAAGCTTTATCTCATCTTTAGAAAGAATATTCTCATGACATGCTTTTTCCAAGATATCTTTTACTTTCATTTTATTGACTCTCTCCTGTCATAAAGAAAATTTTGAGTATTTCTATCTACTTTGCTGCTATTAATTATACCACATTTTAAACAGGTTTAAAAGCTGACTGCCATCCACCTTTTCCCAGAATGGTATACATATTTATTTTTGTGGTATAATTGAATAAGGAAAGAGGGGAGGAATATTCGTTGCAAAGCAAAAATAAAAAAACAAAAATACAAACGCCATTTAGGCTTTTTCTCAAAAGCTTTTTAAGAACTACTTTAGTACTTTTGATTGCAAGCATGGCAGTTTTAATTGGTGCTGGTTTTGGAATGGTCACAGGATACATAAAGGCAATACCAGCAAATGCTTTGGAGATAATAACATCTTCTGCAGACACCCAAACAACTATTGTCTATGACCAGAGCGGAAATGAAATTGCCCGGCTTCATGGCAGTGAAAACAGAATAAGAGTGCCATATACTAAGATTCCAAAAAATCTCATAAACGCTTTTGTTGCAATTGAGGATGAGAGGTTCTGGCAACACAATGGAATTGACATTAAAAGAATATTCGGTGCAATATTCAAAAACATAAAAAGCGGTTCTCTTTCAGAAGGCGCAAGCACAATCACCCAGCAGCTTGTGAGAAATAAACTTTTGAGCTTTGAAAAATCTTTTAAACGAAAGATTCAAGAGCAGTACCTTGCCATTCAGCTTGAGAAAAGATGGACAAAAGAACAGATTTTAGAAGAGTATCTCAATACAATTAATCTTGGTAGCGGTGCTTATGGTGTTGGAGCTGCAGCATACACCTATTTTGGAAAGGATGTATCGCAACTGACTCTGGCAGAGTGTGCTTTAATTGCTGGAATTACTCAAAACCCCTCATATTATAATCCATATGTATTTCCGGACCATGCAAAGAAAAAGCAGGAAATTGTTCTTAAAAAGATGCTTGAGCTTGGATATATAACCGAACAAGAGTACTTAGAGGCAAAAAATCAGCCACTTGTTTATGTAAAAAAAGACATCTCTGCAGAAAGTGCATACAAACATCCGTACTTTGTTGATTCTGTGATAGATGAAGCCATTGAAATTCTGGCTGAAAGGAAAAGAATTTCTGAGGATGAGGCAGAAAACTTAATCTATAGCGGCGGGCTTAAAATCTATACAACAATGGATGAAACAATACAAAGCATAATGGAAGATGTTTTTTCAGATCCATCAGTTATGCCAAAAATAAAACACTACGATGCATCAGGAGTACCACAGCCACAGGCAGCAGCTGTTTTGATTGACTTTAAAACAGGTGCTGTGAAAGGTATCATAGGCGGAAGAGGAAATTTAAAAGGTGTTAGGCTTTTGAACCGTGCAACAATGTCTGTGCGTCAGCCGGGCTCTGCCATAAAGCCAATTGCTGATTATAGTTTAGCGCTTGAAAATGGCTATACTGCTGCAACTGTGATTGATGATGTACCATTTTCTGTTGGCAGATACACACCACGAAACTGGTATAAAAGCAATGTTGTATCAGGTAAGCGTGGATACAAAGGATTTATGACAGTAAGAGAAGCCTTGATATGGTCGGCAAACGTTCCTGCTGTAAAGGTTGCATATAATCTGGGAATTCAAAATGTTTATAGAAACTTGAAAAGGTTTGGTTTTACAACTCTTGCACCACAGGATATGAACAGTCTTTCAATTGCAATTGGTGGATTTACCTATGGAGTCAAGCCCATTGAGCTGACTGCTGCGTTTGCTGCAGTTGCTAACAGCGGTGTGTATATAAAGCCCTATTTTATAACAAAAATTGAAGACAAAAACGGTATTACAATATTTGAAAGAACGCCCTATAAAAGAAGAGTAATGGATGAAAAGAATGCATATATACTTACAAATATGCTCCAGAGCGTTGTCACTGCAAGGATAACAGTAGGTGTCAGATTTTCATACCCTGTTGCAGGAAAAACTGGTACCACCGATGATAGCAAAGATAGATGGTTTGTGGGATACACTCCAAATTATGCGCTTGGCGTATGGGTTGGCGAAGACAAGCCTGTTGCACTGAATTATTTAACTGGGACAAATCCGGCACTGAAAATTTTCAAAGGAATAATGGACAGGGTTGTGAGCCAAAAAGGTGTAAGCTCAGAGTTTATAAGACCAGCTGGAATTGTGGAAAGGTATGTGTGTAAAGAGTCAGGCAAACTTGCAACAAGCCTTTGCAAACAAGACCCTCGTGGAAGTCAGGTTATAAAAGAGATTTTTGCTGAAGGCACAGAACCAACAGAGTACTGCGACAGGCATGTAAAACTTAAAGTTTGCACAGAGTCCAAAAAGCTTGCAACACAGTACTGCCCAACAACAATTGAAAAGGTGTTTATAAAAAGAGATAATCCTATTTGGCCAGGTTCTTCAGCTGTCCCACCTGATGATTATATGTACCAAGCACCAACCAGCTACTGTGACATTCACAAAGCACCACAAGAGGTGGTTGTGCCACAGGAGGGCAATACCTCGCAGCAGGAGCAACCTTCTTCACAGAGCCAGCAACCATCATCGGCTGACCAGGGCAGCCAGCAAAGCGTTGAAGAAAGCCTGCCTCTTGAGAGTGGTACAACACAATCAAGCACTTATTCTTCACAGTAGTGAAAGGAAAAATAACATTTTGAAATTTTCATTGAGCAAAACTAAGGTAAAACTCTACGAAGCAAAAACCATACTTTACAAGAAAGGGGCTATCATATTATCTTTGTAAATAGCCCCTTTTTTAATACCATCATCTTTATTTGGTCTATTACAAAGATCATTCTATAAGCGCTGTTACACCATTTCAGTCCATTTTCTGAGCACTCTAAAACTATATTCAAAAAACAATTCAGTCAATTCTTATTTACAAGCAATGATTTACTATTTTGTTATTACATTTATTACCTTTTAAAGCCATGTATTTAGATGAACCTGCGAAATAAAGCTTTTGTATTTACCAATTGTTGTCGACCTGTAATCCCCCAAAAACCCCTGGGGGTCGACAGCAAAAGGTCG is drawn from Caldicellulosiruptor diazotrophicus and contains these coding sequences:
- a CDS encoding Uma2 family endonuclease; the protein is MEDYILEEFNYDKYKNIEDDNRYEIIEGRLYNLAPSPSIFHQHVCGNIYHKLRIFLQGKECIPFISPVDVILAPKGAEDKDIKNVVQPDVFVICDKSKIDQKGIIGAPEFIIEVVSPNTSARDYLIKLKLYEKYGAKEYWIVNPQEKSVAVFIQAEEDGFDRGRIYFHPAMVKSSALPGFEMSTEEIFSNI
- the queF gene encoding preQ(1) synthase, which produces MSDKYQQRRFDIYGYEKIDTEVLEAIPYEYPEKNTVVEYITEEFSSVCPWTGLPDTARLTIRYIPNKKLVELKSLKYYLTSFRNVGILQEHAVNRILDDLVKLLEPKFMEVIGEFHERGGISTRVVARYEK
- a CDS encoding M48 family metallopeptidase, whose translation is MKLSSEKILFGILAFFSIVLYIIFIFTIVGLLYVIPIIIFLFISKGIFIGNIKGNAVKLSYNQLGDIYNEYKQMAKQMGFDEVPDIYLIQGGGLLNAFATRFVGRNFVVIYADVLELAYKQGIDEVKFILAHELGHLKANHLKYRWLVQLSIFLIPLLGYAYLRACEYTADRYGAYYSPNGSLKGLTLLAAGKDLYNKIDIDELLKGAREDKSFWMNFAELFSTHPCLVKRIEAVKEFLRYVNSAQDNSQVYSFESI
- a CDS encoding MFS transporter, translated to MHSQEDRKINKNILIATTLSSFLVPFMSSAVNIAAPDIAKSFKLNAEELNLVISIFLIFSAAFILPMGKLSDTFDRTKIFKTGLLLFTLSTLMCALSNTVEILFVFRSLQGFFSAFTFVTSMAILIEEHLPQIRGRLLGINTAVVYLGTSLGPFLGGLLVKLWGYRSIFLFGSVIGLVGSFVSLFLIQKEVKNAKQAKLVDSLKSLDKMGTILSMTGLFLLMYGASTFELGNTSKISFFAGLILIVIFVVAESKLQNPILDVKLFVKIPQFGFSNLAALINYSCTFSASYLLSLYLQLVKALPSQLAGFILIVQPLSQVITSLIAGRASEKVEPRKLATAGMVLTTIGLFVFSLFSSKTSLVIVILNLLIMGIGFGLFSSPNTNVVMSCVPKSLYGTASSTISVMRVVGQAFSMAIVSFVSMLSLKGVRLSHENSILILKSMKTSFLVFAILSILGIVASYKRGNIYSENITTEKGAVL
- a CDS encoding transglycosylase domain-containing protein, encoding MQSKNKKTKIQTPFRLFLKSFLRTTLVLLIASMAVLIGAGFGMVTGYIKAIPANALEIITSSADTQTTIVYDQSGNEIARLHGSENRIRVPYTKIPKNLINAFVAIEDERFWQHNGIDIKRIFGAIFKNIKSGSLSEGASTITQQLVRNKLLSFEKSFKRKIQEQYLAIQLEKRWTKEQILEEYLNTINLGSGAYGVGAAAYTYFGKDVSQLTLAECALIAGITQNPSYYNPYVFPDHAKKKQEIVLKKMLELGYITEQEYLEAKNQPLVYVKKDISAESAYKHPYFVDSVIDEAIEILAERKRISEDEAENLIYSGGLKIYTTMDETIQSIMEDVFSDPSVMPKIKHYDASGVPQPQAAAVLIDFKTGAVKGIIGGRGNLKGVRLLNRATMSVRQPGSAIKPIADYSLALENGYTAATVIDDVPFSVGRYTPRNWYKSNVVSGKRGYKGFMTVREALIWSANVPAVKVAYNLGIQNVYRNLKRFGFTTLAPQDMNSLSIAIGGFTYGVKPIELTAAFAAVANSGVYIKPYFITKIEDKNGITIFERTPYKRRVMDEKNAYILTNMLQSVVTARITVGVRFSYPVAGKTGTTDDSKDRWFVGYTPNYALGVWVGEDKPVALNYLTGTNPALKIFKGIMDRVVSQKGVSSEFIRPAGIVERYVCKESGKLATSLCKQDPRGSQVIKEIFAEGTEPTEYCDRHVKLKVCTESKKLATQYCPTTIEKVFIKRDNPIWPGSSAVPPDDYMYQAPTSYCDIHKAPQEVVVPQEGNTSQQEQPSSQSQQPSSADQGSQQSVEESLPLESGTTQSSTYSSQ
- a CDS encoding ArsR/SmtB family transcription factor, with protein sequence MSMEEKLAKVFKALSHPIRIKIIQSLLSGEKCVCELLQFVEFSQPNLSQHLKILKEAGLLEHRKVGANMHYRIKNEYVNDLLNIAEIFIIESQKTERV
- a CDS encoding AraC family transcriptional regulator; amino-acid sequence: MPEKSPHYIEEIFDYVSQRPQKFVLNFWEDPRYFKLHRHNFVECMYVVKGEGTEYINSISYSLKPGTFSIVMPYQIHRIDYSEQKPISIYVVAISFEELLAPSSIFYRIGKLLLNYDENILPYYYFEGKEKEVMDRLFKEAWIYYNQQDVWAEIILKAKILEIVTYFDRCRNFACAKNSQKPAYNFVQNRAKKESIPVPTDYWQLVYYVHRNYNQNIDLKTLSKEFHLSPSYVSQLFKKLVGSNFHNFLIEVRLQHACSLLLSTDKPVTDIALEVGFDSYSTFARVFHKHKGMSALEFRKRGGVS
- the hydE gene encoding [FeFe] hydrogenase H-cluster radical SAM maturase HydE, whose amino-acid sequence is MKVKDILEKACHENILSKDEIKLLLMAEDKDKELLFETADRVRKEYVGDEVFLRGLIEFSSYCKNDCFYCGLRKSNRHAQRYRMQEDEIVEVAKRAYQMGYRTVVLQSGEDMYYTKDMLCSIIRKIKSSVDVAITLSIGERSYDEYKAFKDAGADRFLMRFETSNEKLYRKYHPGMSFENRIECLKWIKNLGYELGTGFLIGLPGQSIDDLAQDILFVKELDADMIGIGPFIPHPQTPLKDAEEGSVDLTLKSIAILRLLIPDSNIPATTALGTLDPLGRQKGLMCGANIVMPNVNDLEYKLKYELYPGKICINEDATKCRGCIESIIISLGRKVGHGKGQSRHYKRAAAS
- a CDS encoding thioredoxin family protein, with translation MVIKILGGGCANCKKLMENAKKAAEELGIDAKFEEVKDIEKIMSYGVMRTPALVVDEKLIFSGRVAGVEEIKEVLKKEA
- a CDS encoding permease; this translates as MFSPVQKFADFVTYNIFKIPQNSKLASAVNFFIFDTIKIFILLFLIVFVITFIRSFFSPEKTREILSHKNQNILLAHILAALLGIVTPFCSCSAVPLFIGFVEAGIPLGVTFSYLIAAPMVNEVALGLLYANFGLKIALIYVLSGEIIAIVSGIVIGKLNLEKYVEDYVFKIKVGDVQIAEDKKTLNQRLKETLEFTIELIKKVWVFVVVGIGIGAFLHGYIPTGALAKIAGKNNPFAVIFATVLGIPLYSNAAGIIPLVSEFRRLGISMGTSLSFMMSVTALSLPEMILLRRVLKPKLLAVFVAIVGCGIIVTGYLFNFILG